The genomic region caACTTAAGCGAACTGCCGTGTGTTTTATCAGCAACGAATGGGAGAAAGGGGAAAGTCAATCAGCTAAGGGGAAATAGCGGAACaaacatttatgtatatctaAATAAAATGTGTCACGTGTACAAGCTCGTTTCTTCCTTTAAAGGTGGGAGTGCTGAGGATAGCCATGAAACGGATGGGAATGCCCGCGATAGGGATAACCATAATGGTACGGATAACTGTAACGTCAGCGATAGTGATAACTATGACTATAGCTATAGCGATAGGGATAACCATAATGATAAAGACAAGAGCGCTAATAACGCAAAGGGCGAGTTGGAAAACCGTGCTTACATATTGAAAAGCAGAACAAAAAGAAGTAAATTATTGGATCTGTCAGTTGGCGGTAATAGGGAGAATATCCATTCAGTGAAGAACAATAAGAATAACATAGGAACTGATAATGTGAGAGATTACAATGTAAATTATGTTAAGTATAATTATGAAGAGAATGTGTATAATGCTTTAAAAAGAGAAGACcccatttatattaaaagaaataagcacataataaaagaaataatgtgcttggatgaaaaaataagaaaagaaatttatatagGTTTTTTaagtgaaaataataattgtatgTTAATTTGTAAAGGGGGAGAAGGAGGTAAAGGAAATAATATGCAGAATACTTTTTCctatgaaaaaggaaaaaaaggagtaattaattatataagaatcgtttataaatgtattagtGATATCTGTTTTATAGGATATAAGCAATCAGGTAAATCAACTTTGCTTTCACTAATTACTCATAAAATTCACactgttaataatttatatatattgaaaaaaataatttttaaggaCAATTTACAAATATCTGTTGCtgatttttttaatcataatGAGGATGaattaaatcaaaataaaaataaggaaaaaattaattcctTTTACATTACCCCAAATGtgtttaaatatttagaacTTACACACCTACTTGTCATTATCCTCGATATTAATAACAGCCCAATTACACAATTCCGCAATATCAGGTATAGTTTCTCTTTGTTAACATTGGCCGTTTTtagcaaatatttttacagtgTCGCATTGCTTGTTCATGTGTTCGCGCTTGCATTTTCTTTTACACATTTGCGTTTTTAAATGTGTGTTAGAGTTTGTGAAAAACGCAGAAAGGTCAAGCATATTGTAATAGCTCTTGCGGAGGCAGGAATGAACCACGAAAAGTATGGCTTACATGGACATACTTTATTTCATTGATATGCTTCTTTATAtccatgttttttttttttttttttttttttttttttttgcgtatGAACACTTCATTGCTGTATTTCACTTCATATGATAGGGAGGAGCTTAAGCTGAAGGACGAGCGGATATATCGGAAACCGTACATTGTCGTTATAAACAAGTGCGACATAAAATTTGatgaaaacataaaaaaggcAGAAGCAGCTTATAAGGAAATAAAGATGTACGCAGGAGATGGAGTTcctgtattttttataagtgCAAAGTATGCAGTCGGAGTAGCTGACTTCGTTCTTTGCCTAAGGAATTGTGTGCAAAAATTGAAGCATGGCGAAAGTTAACGTAGTTTCTTTTATTGCTTATTCagaataaacataaaaaatggcAAATAACGAATGACTCATGGCAAGTaacaaataacaaataaaaatagcaaagaatacataaaatataaaaaaaaaaaaattggaaaaatgGCTAGCAGCTTAGTGCTATTCTGCACACTTCCATTTTTGTGCGCATGTGCACAAATAAATGCACATACTTATATGAATGAAAATTATCATGAACCAATATATGTACGTTAAAATTATCGACTATCCTGCATCAATAttttacagaaaaatatgaacaggtcaggaaaaaaaaattaaaaattgttgAGTACATGtggtaaatatatatgacaaaAACGACAAATATGTGGCAATTAtgctaaatatatttacagcAACTGACAAATCAGACAGTAAacacaaacaaaaaaaaaaaaaaaaaaaaaaaaaaaatttatttttactaattaaTAAGAGGGTCGTAACAACTATGCAAATGGAATTATCACAAAAACATGGAGAAAAACAATCATATTAgttacatttacatatttattttattaaatcttaaaaataaaaaaaaattaaataaaaatttgttgaAAATATTTACCCTTTTGTTTTGTCATCGTACtcttcaaatatattaaattaaataaaaaggtcATTTTTGTTCTTAATATGATGACATAAATTATGACATAAATTATGGTATGACCGTTACgtataacaaataataaaagtgtGAACTTGTTTTTGCATATCCAtctatacatacatatatatacatatatatacatatacatacatatatatacatatatatacatatacatacatatatatacatatatatacatatacatacatatatatacatatatatacatatacatacatatatatacacatatatacatatatatacatataattttttttttttttttttgtaaagttcttaattatgtttaaatTTCTTCACGTAttcatatttgttttaattgCATCCGCCGTGAAAGTTGCATCATTGCGCAAAATGGTTCTTGTCTTACtgtgaacaaataaatatacaaacatcATACATGCAAAACCCAGCTATATATACGCCCAACATACACATCCtgaaaatatgttaaaatgTTTCTGAAATGTCGTTGAAATGGTTTTGGTCTTATAAAAGAGTCTCGTCCCTCAAATGACTTTCCTTCAACTGATAGTATTTTTTTGCCTTACTGAACGTTTGATGATcttcaattttaaaaatcgtcttttccaaaaaaattgttatctCTACTAATTGCTTGTTTTTTGGGGCTTGTGAATGAGGAAAAATTTATAGGGTCCTTTGAACTAAGCATATCATCATTGCAGCTTTTGTgttgatataataaattccCATTCACATTGcatccattttttatatcatttttgctatatttattatcaatattttctgagtaaatatttttaattctacaaattttgttaaatttccctgtttcattttttatgtatttccctgtctcataattattaaaatattttttgttataatactttttttcatctttgaAATTTGAattgtttatatgtaaactattataatttacgaaatgattttttctcattttattttgctgACAGGATAAATATGTGTTATTAATTAGTGtactttttctatttttactatACTTGTTAAGTAATGTGTTTGATCCCCCATAAAAATCAtccttattattatgtttatcttgcaaataattattttcgaTAACTCCTCTTGGCTTATTAACTCTGCTGTATTCTTCCTCTACGCAGTTATTAAGTACACTGTTGTTGTGTATCCTTACAAATGAACAGTTTGACAATGTATTATTGTCAAtgtatttactttttcttagcacgcttttgtttttgtatCCTTCGTTTTTAGCATTTCTATATAAGGCGAAATTACTGctgttttgaaaaatttcCTTTCCTGTTATGCTATTATCGTATGCATATTTTATCCCCTCATTTTTATAAGATGCATTTACTAAAAAATcttttgtattatttgtCACAGCTAATTTTCCAAACAATATGTTATTATCACTTGGGTTGTCACTTTTCATTCTATAATCTTTCTGAGCATAATCTTCCTTAATATATGTATCCTCACTTGCACAATTGGTCCAGTGGGACAAAAAGGTTGTTGGTATTGTTTTCTCATCAGAACTGCCCTTCGTTTTAAAGGTTTCATTTTCATCGTATTTATAAATAGCATCCCTATTGCTTCCACAGCTGTTCATGTTACTGCTATCATCGTTCATGCCGTTTCCATCATTGTTATTGTCATTGCTTTCACTGTTGCTGTTCAACCCTGTTAGCACTtctttttcaataaaatttttcatattcctatcatcatcattataATATACGTCATTACGACCAGTGTTACGGCTGAACGATTTAATCATTTCACAACTTTTAAAGCTTACCTTTTCACTAGCATCAGGAGCCCTGTATGTATTGCTGTACCTTTCCTCATTCGTACTGATACCTGCATTTGTTCCTGTACTGTCAGTGTAACTCGCCCTTATACCAACTAAAAAATTGTTGTCCTTCTTTACGTAATCGTTATCATTTTGGTTAAAGTGAAATGCGTTGCTCCTCTTGTTTCCGcgatcattattattaccgaAGTAGTTTTCATTCTCATTAACATTGGCACTGTCGTTGGCATTAATCCTGGAATCAACATAAGCATCTACGTTGGCATCTACGTTAGTATCTACGTTAGCATCTACGTTAGCATCAACATTGACATTAGCAGTCGTAGTTGTTGTGGTGGTTGAGTTGCTATTGTTGTCTCTGTTACTGCATATATCACTTGTAgtattgtttatataaatgacttttttaaaatattgagATGTGTGGACGTTTTTTATCTTAGTATCATTACATGTATCATCATCATAAGCATGAACTCTGTTGTTCTTAAtgtgtttattattatacgtaTTATTATAAAGCTCATAATTCTCGTTCATGTAATTATCTTCACTGTTGTTAATGTTGATGAATTGATTATTACTTACGTGGTTGTTAATACCGTTATGATGGTTATACAGCATTTCAcggttatatatataatcattatGATTTGGATATATATTGTATCCTGTGTTCATAAAATTACTATCTTTATTTCCATAATACAGTTTGTcattgtatttattaatagaaaagGCTTCTTCTTTCCAATAATACTTGTTCACTTTGCCAATTTTTTTACTGTCTTTTACATTAATGTTGTTATTCATGGGGAAGAAGTTATCCATCCGCTTGTTATTACTGCCACTGTAATTGCCGCTTGCATTGTAATTGCCGCTAGCATTGTACCCCTTTCTATCATCGTagcttttattattactattccCCTGGTACTTACTTTTCAATCCCTTCGTATTTGGCTTAAAAGAAATGTCATCGATTATCCTGTTATTGTATACATTTGAACTCTCTTTAGTACAATGATTCGTCTGAACACCTGAATAGGTCATAACATTTGTTTTAGTTTCCTCATTTTTCGTTTCCTCATTTTTCGCTTCCTCATTTTTCGCTTCCTCATTTTTCGCTTCCTCATTTTTCGTTTCCTCATTTTTCGTttcctcattttttattgcactttttttattgttcacATTTAAGTTATCGTTACACAAGAACCCCTTGTTGTGGTTGCATTTGTCCTCTGTTACGTTCGTTCTATGAAACAATCCAGTAAAGCCTCTATTTGTTGAATACATCGGTATACCATTATGATAACTACCACAATTAAAGTGCTTCTCATTCGTAAGTTTACCATTATCAGTTGTGTTGTTCCCTTCATTTGCAGTTTTATCTGAGCACTCTACTTTCTCATATACATCTCTGTCTATCAGCAGAAGGTTCGTATTGTTATAATTGCAGTAGTTGACATTGTCGTTTCCATTATCATTACCTCCACCACTACCATTAACACTTCCTTTCCCGTAATTCTGCTTTACCACTTCATTCGTTAACAAATTTAAAGCTTCTCTCTTAAAAGATGGACTGCTAATTATATAGGTCTGATCCCTATCAACAGCTCCATCAGCATATTTAATATCAGCATTGTTGTTGCCATTACTGTTGTTAATGCCGCTAATGCTGCTTCCACTGTTATTGAAACATGTTTCCTCACTCGTAAAGAAGCAGTTAGATACACTTGTGCCTATATCATTCCCCACATTACACTtgtcataatatatatcactgTTGCTACGATTAGCACTGCTATTATTCTGCTCATTCATAtttgtcatattttttacctcGTCCTTTGCGTCCTTGTGTCTACCTCCAGTCATTATATACTCACTATCTAACGAATTTGTAGTACATCTGTTGTAATCCCGTTCATACAAGAGGTTCCCGCTGTGTAGAGGGTTCTCGAATGGATgtaaattattactattatcgTTACTGCCATTACTACCACTACCGATACCCCTAgaactactactactactactactactactaatattattattataattatcataaCGTGGTGCTTCTTCATTTCCTACTTCACTCAAATGATGATCTTGATCTTCCTTCTTGTTAAAATCAAAACCATTGCTTTGATTTCCAAAATGATCCAACCGTGAACAGTTCGGCATCATCTTATCAACATCCAAGTCTTCCACTAACTTACTAACGCAACTGTCATTCGTAAGTGAGTTATGCAATTCATCTTTTACAGAATTAACAACATATATACTTCGTTCCTGTTGTGATAAGATCTCCTCCATATTGATGGACTTATCGTACATACTTCCACGAACATTATAATCATCAACATTTCTGTTATATGTAATACCACTATTGCTTACTTCTATAGATGAACAATCGTTCCCATTGTTATTATACTTACTT from Plasmodium malariae genome assembly, chromosome: 11 harbors:
- the PmUG01_11055100 gene encoding GTP-binding protein, putative; translated protein: MVNYFKYFNEILTKRYKCLNKWLIEKGKNSYSIKIIHKSGKKNEVKVYGNSPNKIKKREKEKETYDDMDDANTLLKKKKEDSLIGIKNDLYKIKSCKSIFYESEKIIKCESGAGGDGTVSFKKFKRKILGSLGIPNGGKGGNGGNIYLCYSDFKGHKYKNKRRKNNKENKYIYVNNLSELPCVLSATNGRKGKVNQLRGNSGTNIYVYLNKMCHVYKLVSSFKGGSAEDSHETDGNARDRDNHNGTDNCNVSDSDNYDYSYSDRDNHNDKDKSANNAKGELENRAYILKSRTKRSKLLDLSVGGNRENIHSVKNNKNNIGTDNVRDYNVNYVKYNYEENVYNALKREDPIYIKRNKHIIKEIMCLDEKIRKEIYIGFLSENNNCMLICKGGEGGKGNNMQNTFSYEKGKKGVINYIRIVYKCISDICFIGYKQSGKSTLLSLITHKIHTVNNLYILKKIIFKDNLQISVADFFNHNEDELNQNKNKEKINSFYITPNVFKYLELTHLLVIILDINNSPITQFRNIREELKLKDERIYRKPYIVVINKCDIKFDENIKKAEAAYKEIKMYAGDGVPVFFISAKYAVGVADFVLCLRNCVQKLKHGES